A stretch of Ipomoea triloba cultivar NCNSP0323 chromosome 11, ASM357664v1 DNA encodes these proteins:
- the LOC116033973 gene encoding probable E3 ubiquitin-protein ligase RHB1A, which produces MGGCCCSARKPLLHGTPVFYYCPPSSEERDSLTSNDSAASGFLVDLNLDTSSPDTFRPPPPPIPFDIVLGCPQPANAEPTEDSTISNSYDKATCLNVKVSECKAESDLPLPSPRKNELEHLKPNPLAISFVEEEDVCPTCLEEYNADNPRINTKCNHHFHLSCILEWMERSDTCPVCDQEMIYEPL; this is translated from the exons ATGGGAGGTTGCTGTTGTTCTGCAAGAAAGCCCCTGCTCCATGGAACCCCTGTATTTTACTAT TGCCCACCATCTTCAGAGGAGCGTGACTCTTTGACCTCAAATGACAGTGCTGCTAGTGGATTCCTTGTTGATTTGAACCTTGATACATCAAGTCCCGACACTTTTCGGCCCCCACCCCCACCCATTCCCTTTGACATAGTTTTGGGTTGTCCACAACCAGCAAATGCTGAACCTACTGAAGATTCAACGATCAGTAATAGTTATGATAAAGCTACCTGCCTAAATGTTAAAGTGTCTGAGTGCAAAGCTGAATCTGACTTGCCTCTTCCTTCTCCAAGGAAAAATGAGCTTGAGCATCTAAAACCAAACCCACTTGCCATCTCATTTGTGGAAGAAGAGGATGTTTGTCCCACTTGCCTTGAAG AGTACAATGCCGACAACCCAAGAATCAACACAAAATGCAACCATCATTTCCACCTTTCATGCATCCTTGAGTGGATGGAAAGAAGTGACACGTGCCCTGTATGCGATCAG GAAATGATATATGAACCTCTCTGA
- the LOC115997224 gene encoding G-type lectin S-receptor-like serine/threonine-protein kinase SD2-2 yields MAPRILIFLLITSLSFQLKANSQSTERISSLTHLPRHNQDSFPADRASTDGEKLQSLQRSRVVLKGNAEIFSENKTFVLGFFSISGESNWYLGIGYASIPVPTYVWVANRETPIKNSSLARLEITQHGKLALLNQQDSVVWETDNVKEASDVKLLEQGNLVLLDSDGVLIWQSFDFPTDTWLPGMNLTAQRWLSSWKSSTDPSPGKYSLRLNPPAYGEIALIYNGNYTYWSTGNWTGNAFAGVPQMTIPYIYKFTFSQPFTPMASFGYSEVPIDPGVKPPLTRFHVDHTGQLKQYTWSVQTENWNMFWSQPENLCRVYGLCGNMGFCNARSALSPCKCFSGFKPWDDASWNAGDFSGGCLHESNGLCSESDGFKEVGTVSYDGAKVVSFTGTRSTCENECLVNCTCIGLHYNERASLCKNLYGDLLNLRNVSSDSTLDDKLLLRVQGDSISRSHERKRFLLIGVSCGVVVIFLLGILTLLVLRRRKLRRNEEEEAVFPVTNLKVFSYKELHAATKGFSEKLGHGGFGAVFQGELSDSSLVAVKRLDRPGGGEKEFRAEVCTIGNIQHINLVRLRGFCCENSHRLLVYDYMSKGPLSVYLRRDSQTLSWDLRFRIAMGVARGIAYLHEECRNCIIHCDIKPENILLDGDYSAKVSDFGLAKLLGRDFSRVLATMRGTWGYVAPEWISGLAITTKADVYSYGMTILELIGGRRNVEGPPSTRGGDGKGRAEEKWFFPPWAAQQIIEGNVAAVVDERLQGRYNASEAERVGLVGVWCIQDEESVRPTMGMVVKMLEGVVEVQVPPPPKLLQALVSGESFHGKMASQDGSSGYNPQLSIHSKDSRSFP; encoded by the coding sequence ATGGCACCCAGAATTCTGATTTTTCTTCTCATTACCTCCCTTTCATTCCAACTAAAGGCGAATTCTCAATCAACAGAACGAATATCAAGCCTGACCCATCTGCCCAGACACAATCAAGATTCATTCCCAGCTGATAGAGCTTCCACAGATGGAGAAAAGCTTCAATCTTTGCAGAGATCAAGAGTTGTTCTGAAGGGGAATGCTGAGATTTTCAGCGAGAACAAGACATTTGTGCTGGGCTTCTTCAGTATCAGCGGCGAATCCAACTGGTATTTGGGCATTGGGTATGCTTCAATTCCGGTGCCCACCTATGTTTGGGTGGCCAATAGGGAAACGCCAATTAAGAATTCATCACTGGCTAGGCTGGAGATTACCCAACATGGAAAGCTGGCTCTCCTCAATCAACAAGATTCAGTTGTTTGGGAAACCGACAACGTGAAGGAAGCCAGTGATGTGAAGCTATTGGAGCAAGGAAATTTGGTGCTTTTGGACAGCGATGGTGTGCTGATTTGGCAAAGTTTTGATTTTCCAACTGATACTTGGCTTCCCGGCATGAACTTAACAGCTCAGAGGTGGCTGAGTTCTTGGAAAAGTTCTACGGACCCATCGCCGGGGAAGTACTCTCTCCGGCTCAACCCGCCGGCATACGGTGAGATTGCTCTTATTTATAATGGCAATTACACTTATTGGTCTACTGGTAATTGGACTGGAAATGCTTTTGCTGGAGTGCCCCAAATGACTATTCCTTACATTTATAAATTCACTTTTTCTCAACCCTTTACTCCAATGGCATCTTTTGGGTACTCTGAGGTTCCCATAGACCCCGGGGTGAAACCCCCTTTAACCCGCTTCCATGTGGACCACACAGGCCAGCTTAAGCAGTATACATGGTCTGTCCAGACTGAGAATTGGAATATGTTCTGGTCACAGCCTGAGAATTTGTGTAGAGTTTATGGATTATGTGGGAATATGGGGTTTTGTAATGCTAGGTCTGCTTTGAGTCCATGTAAATGTTTTTCTGGGTTTAAGCCTTGGGATGATGCTTCTTGGAATGCAGGAGACTTTTCTGGTGGATGTCTCCATGAAAGCAATGGTCTTTGTAGTGAGAGTGATGGGTTTAAGGAAGTTGGGACAGTGAGTTATGATGGAGCAAAAGTAGTGTCGTTTACTGGAACTAGGAGTACTTGTGAAAATGAATGCTTAGTTAATTGCACTTGTATTGGTTTACATTACAATGAGAGAGCTAGTTTGTGTAAGAATTTGTATGGGGATTTGTTAAATCTCAGGAATGTTTCTTCTGATAGCACCTTGGATGATAAGTTATTGTTAAGAGTGCAGGGAGACAGTATTAGCAGGAGCCACGAGAGGAAGAGATTTTTATTGATTGGAGTAAGCTGTGGGGTTGTTGTAATTTTCTTGCTGGGGATTTTGACTTTGTTGGTTTTGAGGAGAAGAAAATTGAGGAGGAATGAAGAAGAGGAAGCCGTGTTTCCAGTCACAAACTTGAAGGTGTTTTCTTACAAGGAACTTCATGCTGCCACAAAGGGGTTCTCTGAGAAGCTCGGGCATGGAGGATTTGGAGCCGTGTTCCAAGGGGAGCTATCAGACTCTTCGCTTGTTGCAGTGAAAAGGCTTGATAGACCTGGTGGTGGTGAAAAGGAATTCCGGGCAGAAGTATGTACCATTGGAAATATTCAGCATATTAACCTGGTGAGACTGAGGGGGTTCTGTTGTGAGAATTCTCACAGGCTTTTGGTTTATGACTACATGTCAAAAGGTCCTCTTAGCGTGTACTTGAGGCGTGACAGTCAAACTCTTAGTTGGGATCTTAGATTTCGAATTGCCATGGGAGTTGCAAGAGGCATTGCATATTTACACGAGGAGTGCAGGAATTGCATCATACATTGTGACATTAAACCCGAGAATATTCTGTTAGATGGAGATTACTCAGCAAAGGTTTCAGATTTTGGGCTAGCAAAGCTCCTTGGGAGGGACTTTAGTAGAGTGTTAGCCACCATGAGGGGAACTTGGGGATACGTTGCACCCGAGTGGATCTCTGGTTTGGCAATCACCACAAAAGCAGATGTATATAGCTATGGAATGACAATACTAGAATTAATTGGTGGAAGGCGCAACGTTGAGGGGCCACCTTCGACTCGTGGGGGAGATGGAAAGGGCAGAGCGGAGGAGAAATGGTTCTTCCCGCCATGGGCAGCGCAGCAGATAATAGAGGGAAACGTTGCTGCAGTCGTAGACGAGAGGCTTCAAGGAAGGTATAACGCATCAGAGGCAGAGCGGGTGGGACTAGTGGGTGTGTGGTGCATTCAGGACGAGGAATCGGTGAGGCCAACAATGGGAATGGTGGTGAAAATGCTGGAAGGAGTAGTGGAGGTACAGGTGCCTCCGCCGCCAAAGCTGCTTCAGGCACTGGTCTCCGGGGAGTCATTTCACGGCAAGATGGCCTCACAAGATGGAAGCTCTGGTTACAATCCCCAACTTTCAATACATTCCAAGGATTCTCGTTCTTTTCCATGA